In Brienomyrus brachyistius isolate T26 chromosome 2, BBRACH_0.4, whole genome shotgun sequence, the genomic window CCCTGGGGgaggaaggaagaaaaaaaaaaaacatatcaaGCCACAGGTTATCGTCTACTTATTTTTGGCTGAATGAAGGAAGATGATGGCCAGAGAAAAGAATAGCTTCACGCTTCTATGTCTTCTACGGCGTTTCTATGGCCATTACGACATCATTCTTCTGGGACGTCCTCAGTGTCCCAATAGCTGATAAGGCAACAGGAACCTTCTgctgcatatatacatataagatCAGCTTTCCACCACACCTTTGACACTCTAGGCGTTTTATTTAGCTATTTTTAATGCTGCAAACTCTCAAGAGGGATATGAATAGTTGTCAGCCTTAATTGGGTAGATGAACTGTAGGAGGCTTTAAAGACCTATCGCACGATGGGATCTATTGGGCTTTTGCTGCGTGGGAATATCTTTTTTTCTCATGGCTTaagctttttttaaatgttattttgcCACCTTGTGATTTTCTGAAGGGGCTGTTTTCAAGAGACGGAGACTCTTATCTGCTGACACACGCGGCCGCGATGCGGAGATATTTAACCGGAGTGAGGCGAGATTATCGTCTCTCAGGCGAGAGGCTAAAGAAGAGCGATGCGGCAGCCCGTAACAAACGTGGGTCGTCAGTATCGCTGTCAGGACGTTGTCATGCAAACAGTCGTCACgggagcaatggggaggaaataATCTTTTATCGGAGAATCTCACTGGAAAGGAGCAGAGACGACAAACCAGAGCATGTTTTATTCCCCCTCGGTCTCTCCCCGAGTCGGATCTGCTTTCCAGGCCAAAGGAGAACCCAAAAGGAATATCATAAATATCACAGACGTCTACGTTGGCTCTCATTCACCCTCtactttaatatattttacaagGTGTATGTTAGAAAAGATTTTAGGACCTTGTAGCGACCGCACATATATATTGATTTTATAGCTTTTATTAACAGCCAGAACAGAAGGAAACTGAACACAAAGTGCGAAAGGCCAACAGGAAACAGTTTCTCAAAAACGAGAATCTTATAAATCGAATCTGCCAACACACACGCCCAGCATGAAAATCCAAAATACGCACTTCTTTTGAGGAAATGTACGTAACTCTGCATTCacccatttatttttttgaaaccacttgtcctattctcAGAGGCtaggggcacaaggcagggaacaacccaggatggggcaccaacccattgcagcgcacactctcacaccattcactcatacatgcacactcGGTATTCAGAAACATTTTTCACCATACAGTTACTTCACATAACATAGCTGTACATTACATTGACTTAgagggtgttttttttccaaagcaagGTGCAAGGAAGGCAAACAATGTTTCATAAGTGTACCGTTGTCAATGAGACAATTCAAGAGTAGCTAGACTGAGCTTTCAATGAATAACCAGAAAGAAGTTTACGTTAAAGCATAGCAATGTTCAATGATGTATCAATCACCCTGATTTCACAGGAAACAGAGGGCTTACATCAGACAAAGCCCTGTAGACCAGTCAGAATGCTTCCCAGTGGCACCAGCAGGTCACCTAGCAGCCCTTAGGGGGCGCTGCACAGACGTGTTGCGGACAGGGAAAACGGTGAGGTATCACAGCATGAGAAAAACAGCATGTCTAAGACACTAGCTGTGTTTGTTAAATGACTACATCTCACATGATGGAGATACACAGGAGAGGATGGGATACAAATTATATCATCCATGGAAACATGGAAGTCCCATCCAAAAACGCATATTTTAAGCTAAAGAAAGAATTATGAAGCATGAATGAACGCGCTCAGCGTCGGGGTCAGACCCAAAGATTTGCCTGTCTAGCCACTTTCCCCTCGTGTTGAGCCCAGAATTATGTGGGTGGCCACATTTGCAAAGCTGATTTACATTTCATAGGCCAGCGATCCCACCTACATCTCAGCTAATTACTACAGAACGGCACGCACGTGCCTCATGGAAAATCAATCATCTCTTGGATCCCACCGCAGGGGTTCCCCTGTTAATGAGTGTGCCAAACCAACTCGTCTATAAAGAGATGATGCGACCCTGGTTTTCCTGGTATGCAGCGGGGGAGAATTGTTTGTGATATGGTGCTTTTGGGAGGACAGCGTGCGATGACAGACACGAGGGTAAAAATAACTGAATTGCAGGGTTGAGAGTCTATATTACTTTTCAGGCAAACTGATAAAATTATACATTCTCATCACTGCGGAAAGACAAATTGTTTAAATTGTCCTCATTTTATCTTGTCTTTGCAGGATGGAAACTCACGGTTCGATACGTATCCGGGTCtgccctcaaaaaaaaaaaaattaaaaaaaacaggctGCTAGAAAATCAGAACATCATCTCGGAATAAATGTAGAACAATTTAAAAGTGCCCGTCGCAAGCCAGAAGCTGCAGTGTCACTGGAAAAAGCTGAAGCTGGCGTTCACTGCGTTCTGGGCTcgtacagtgtgtgtgtcagtgatggATGGCAAACGCTGTACTTATCTTACTCTCACCAGCAGAATCCCGTACTGATTTTCCAGGGACACCGTTTCATAGTGATGAGTAGAGCAGTAGATCCATTTGACAGTCTCAAATCTTTCTCAAATGAAAATTGCACCTCTAcgtaaaaaaataacacaatcgCATAGTTTGTCTTCAAAACTACAGAAACGCGTATCCCTGTGCGGACGAGAGGGTGAGAATTAGCACTTTTAAAGATCTCCCTCCATTTTTTATCCAAAGGCTTTCGGTTGAGATTGTTAGTTTTAAAATAGACTggaattaatttcattttaattcaaAGGGGCTGTGTGAATCACTCAGACTGGGATGTGAGGTGAGCCGTGTGACATGGCTTTGGGGGGGGCTGTGGATAAGAGGTTTCCCTTATTCTGGGGTGTAGGGACAGGGACCGAGGGGGAAACACAAGAAAGGAGTATAAAGAACATAAAACATGCAAACCCATGACCGATAATGGGAGATTGACAGTGGGGGTGAGACAGGACGGACTTCATCAGATTATACCAGTGTTTCTAAGCCCAGTCCTTGTGGACCCCCAGGCAGTTACATCttagctccctcccagctcaaaATACACCTGTAGCAGGTACACTGTGTTCTTAATTGCTTGATTGTTTGGCGCAGGTGTGTAGGGAGTTGGAATGGAAAGGAAAATGTGGGAATGGGTTGAAGAACACTAGTTCATAGATATGAATAAGGCAGTTTTAATGAATACAAACAATGCAAGTCACCTGATTATTCCACTTgagataaccccccccccccccgcaaggaTACCACTACATTTATCTGCATTATCTCACAAATGCAACCCTTTAACCAACTGCCTGGTACATGTTTCAGTTCTGACTCTCTAACTTATCATCTGGACAATTAATCAATAATGGGGGAGAAAAGACTTCTGAATGACTTAATGGTAATGAGAAAGTAGAAGATGCAATTAGCAAGCCTCGTTTCATAGAAAAGTAATGAGTCTTGTCTGGAGATACAGTCTGAAGACAGTATAGCAAGCAACACACTTCCAAGGACCAGGAGCGGTTTCATCGCTTTGTGGTGACGTCATTCATCGGCACACAGCACACGGCACTCTCTGCGGACCTGTGTGATCTTAGATTACACCTCACACCCAGGCTCCCGGTCGCAGTCACTTTTGTAAATGATTCTCTTCTCCACATTTTTTGCAAGGTTATTTACATACCTGTGTGGTTGCATATGAAAATAATGCTTTGTTTGCGTAGTCAAAATATCCCTCATTATTTGGATGAGTCTGCTTAGAGCATTTGGGCTTTGTCATGCAAATAATTAACTGTGTTAAGTTTCAGCCAAGTTCAAATTAAAGTTTTATGTAAAGTCCAAGCAAACTAtatctttttttaattaaaatattccAATATGTTTTGCCTAAGTTAATCTAAAAATTTAAGTGAAGGCACTAATAAATAGAACGCATCCTAGATAAATATTGTATATGGCGGGAATATCTGATTTTAGATCTCCAAATATTTCTCCTAAAGCTTTCTTATCTTGAGTTGCAAGTAATTATTGTAACATCTGATAAGTGTTTTTCGCGAGCAGTATAATTTGCTTTGGTGATATCTGAAAATAAGGAGCTCAGAGCCTATATCGGACATTTTCCACTGGAactgaaaatgattagatgccTGAGTATTAGATGAAAGAATTACATTCATATACATACCAGCGACTGACTTCCCCCCCTGTGGTCTGACCGGCCCTGTTAAATTCTGCCTGAAGTCTTCATCGCACCCCACTGCATGTTTGTTTTAACCTTCCGGCGGTGTTAGGCTCGGCTCCGACtcgtttttaagtttaaaatgcataaaaagcaTCACATAAATTTGTCTACTGCATCAGGAAcctctatttaaacaaaaataataaaggcACGTCCCAACATGCAAGGCAAGATAAGACCAactgtgaccctccagcacaaaaccgtaAGGAAGCCGCATGGccgtatttttagatattttttgaggactttttgtgctctttcatttgataccataatcctaatttcaaatttttgacccaagtgtacagttttgtgctggagggtcacaattcagtttatttaattcacttgaggtttattttaccattatatTTTTACTGAAAACGAGAGGTACGCTGTCAAAacaaaggtccagaaagccacaccaaaaatattaaaaccaatctTTTCATGGAGAAGGAAGCCTAACAAGGTAACCAAGAGGTAAGAAACAAATTGGATGATATATAATTGTTTTGAGGGTATTTTATGGCTGACTTAAGACACGGGTCGGCACCGACCAGTCTAACATGAGAGATAGGAGCAGAAAGCTAACATAGGATGatggaaaaagaaaaataaaagccaACATTATATGACGTGTGACAAGCTCCTTTTGATACAAGCTTTTCAGTGCCCTGAGTCGTTTACTTTATGCTTTTTAGGAAGAAACAGTATATTTCATAcaaatgcttttctttttttaacgttTGCCAGTTAAACGATGTAGCTGTTGACAGAGGGATGTTCGGGATGGTACCTCATATCTCTTCATACAGCTACAAATGGCACAGGGTCCTTCTGCGGAGCAGGGAAATTCCGATTTGGCTGCCTACTGCTTACAGCCCATTACCGGCCCAGCAGAGCGTCACCAAACAATCGATTCCAAAGATTCCCACCAAGCGATTTGTCTGCAGGAAACCTTTTATCATCTCGTCATAATCTAGCTGGTAAACAGGTACATAAGTCACAAGATTTCTTCTATGAAAATATTTAGagcatcgtgtgtgtgtgtgtttatctttgtgtgcgtgtatgtctgtgtgaaaccgagagagagagagagagagaaagcaccCAACTCATATTCCCACACCAGCCTGATGTCTTGgaatgattgtttttttttaatcttgagAAGCCACATGGTAGCTGGCGTTGAAGAAACAATgtgacaaaacacacacacacacacacacacacacacacttgtccttctctgtccgttttgaCAAAGTTGTTCCAACAGGAGgaatgaaatggggggggggggaatcaaatACGGCCAGAGAAAAGCAGGCCACTCAATAAAAAAAGCTGCTGAttcaactcccccccccacccgaccaAACAGGAAATAAAACCCACCATCAGATTCCACAATCACTGCAGCATCAGCGAAGACTGAAAATCTACACAGCCAATAGTGATCCCAGAAAATACACTTCATAAAACCACCAGCCAATGTGCCTTTGCGTTACATTTTATTGTTATGTACTGGATAAAAAGGCTGTATATGCCTGGCAGTGGCAGGGATTTCAGAAATTTCTGTAATTAGTACACAGGAATGGTTGTTACACAGTGATCATTTTATCATGTGCAGTAACAGAGCATAAATACCATCAGTGCTGAACACCTGCTCGCtagggtgaccacctaatccaCATAGTAATATGAActaattcacgttttacaacctacttcaaaactgaaaggctcctgtgcttggctaaatagTCCATCTCTTCTTGGGTTTCGACTGGTttctttccttgattgaaagactcattcagctgtttcacattaacattactgACACATGTGTGATaacaggagactgaccaatcagcacacagcaagaactccaGAATCCAGGTTTTTTTAATTGTGATGGTAGTTTGCGAACCCTGTTCTAGCTCATAgtctcctccctgacatggatcagGTGGTCACCCTATTTCTCACAGGTCCTACGCAGTACCACATACCACCCTTACAGGTCCTACGCAGTACCACATACCACCCTTACAGGTCCTACGCAGTACCACATACCACCCTTACATTCACAATTTTGGAAAGTAACTTCTCGTGAATTTGGTGAATAAAATAGACATTCAGCGTTATTTGTCATGTGATCATTTCAAGTCGATTCTCCACAGTagcaaatataaaaacaaactgcTACATCAGTACAAGTTTACATATATACAGCCAGTAATAATATATACAAGGTTAAAAAAATATGTTCTTCGAAAGATGTCCCTCTATCACACAGTACAGAGACGAACCAgttcacctttaaaaaaaagttaGTCCATTTGTGTCCTTGACTTTGCAGGTAGGTGGCATCCTAGGAGCTTCAGAGTAAGAGTGCTTTGCTGAGGTCATGCCCAGGGTGGGAAGGGTCACGGTCTTGTGGGTAACCTCAGTGCCCCGCCCCCTGCTCTgcctggtcacatgacacaccTGGTCACACCGGGTACCCGAACTGACTGTCGTAGTGCAGCCCGTGGCCACTGGGCAGGGGCGTGTGGTGTCCACTGGGCAGGGGCGTGTGGTGACCACGGCCGTGCTCGGGCCCCATCTTCACAGAACTGTAGATCACCCCCGGGTGCGAGCGGTAACCCATGACGGAGCGGAAACTGGAGTTTCGGCTTGAGGGGCGGCTGGCAGGGCGGCTGGCGGGGGCTGCGGCATCCTCCCTGTgtgcgggggagggggagttATCGTAAATGAAAACTAAGAATAAGAAAATATTGTTGCGAACTGAACTAAacaactgcgatgggctggccccctatccagggttgttccctgcctcgtgcccattgcttccgggataggctccggaccccccgcgacccagtaggataagcggtttggaaaatggatggatggatggatggatgaactaaacaaaacaataaatgttgCTCCTGAAACtacctaaaataaaataaaaataaacatcgaATACTTTCCGTTTCTGCTTTCAATACTATTTTGCTAAAGTAATTATCTATTTATCTTTAGCTGCCACTATTAATACCTGAAACATGTTTTTCCCATTCTGAGGACTTTGCAACAATGTACCTGGGATACTTATTTAGGATTTCGGAACCATCAGTCATAAAATAGGTCTACGACTTTTAGCCCATTCATAGAAATAAAATTACTAACacttacatttaaattaaaatatacaaagactaaacagaaatatctttaaaaaaacgaATAAAATCCAATACAATCAAACTGAAATTAAAACCAAACtcgatttcaaatgaaaattgaaaataatataaaaaatcaAGTGCATGATAACACAGGTGAGTCCCAGTCCCAGTCCCAGTCCCAGTCATTCTCTCCTCGTAATGCAGGACTGCATACATCCCCACATGAATCCTTCCACATGCTGCTGTGCGACggggccccgcccccttccCCGGGCCTCCTGGGATACGCTCCAGGTAACAGCAACCCTGATTGTAAGCGATTGCTGAAAAAGGAAGAACGCGGCTAATCCTGCAGGGCTGGCTCGTCTTTTAAAGACGGCTGAAAGCGGGGAGTCTGACAGAGTGATATCGCGCCTGGGGTCTTTGCTCCACTCTCAGCCTTTCCAGTAAATACAACCCTTTGCTTTGCACAAAATGGCAGGAAAATAATAGATAATATTTTTTTCGGGAAAAAGAACAAACTTTCTGCTAACCATTTGATAACATTTCAAAAGGGTCAGGTATGAatttaaaacacattaaaatgaatgTGATTCGAAACCTATCTGTGGATCAAAGGATTATCCTTCTTAGTGTTAATTCATGTAATACATTGTGGAAATATGCATGTGTTTGTAATACAATAAAACAGAAAACGGTGAATATGATAAGTGCTCAGCTTAGGTTGCCCTATTTAGTCCACGGCATACCTGATCTCATTAGCCACTTCTTTCTCGTAGCGTCGCTTATTGCAGCAGCAAATCAGAAGCCAGatgagcaggaggaggaggaggaacagAAGCAGAGCGCCAATCACAGCGCCCACTATCATTGCAGCTTTATTGGTAGCTAGAAAGAGAGACGCAAGCAATAAGCACACACCTGAGTGAACATAACCTGAAAGGTCAGGCAGATCAACCCTCTGCTTttgtggcacagagacacagagatttATGAGACAATAGGTAAGTTGGTCTGTGTATTTTAGAGCTGAAATAAGACTGATTCCAGTCGGCTGTTGAGTGTAAAGCAAACATGCATTTTGCTTCAGATCTTTATTAGGTTTTCCCCCACTGATTTTAATCTCTGGCTTGAGTAGACAAATGTAAACAGCATAACGGTATCCACATGTTCTGTTGCTTTAAGAAAGCAGCCCCTTTGGATCCCTGCCAATATTCATGATGGATGAAACTCCGGCACAGACCAAAACATCTGCTCAGACGGGGAGCTGGAAGGCAAGGGGACGCCATGTCCAATCCTGGAAGTAAGGTGATGGTCGTGGGGAGTGTTTGCagctttgggggggaggggcgacTCACGCTGGTAAGCTCGCAGGCTGTATCTGCACTGCCCCTGACCCACGTTGTTCTTCACGTCACACACGTAGCTCCCGGTGAAGCTCTCCGAATGGTTCCGAATCAGCAGCTCTCCTGTCCCGGGGTCTGAAAGTGACAACAGCCACCGGTAACCCGACGTTGGGGCGACCAGGTCAAGGATCAGACGGCAGCCTTAGCCGATACGTACAAGTGACTCTGCAGGAAGTTTCGTGTGAACTGAAGGCCTACAGCTCCTTTCACCTTGAACGCTGCTCTCGACTAGACACCAGCGAGGCCTCTTCTTTGAAGCCGAGCCATGCGCATCAGCAGGGCAGAACGTTACCCATTACATCACTCACTGACCCAGCACGCTTCTACCTCTGACCTCTGTTTACTTATCATCATGTTCATAACAAGACCAGCAAGTGGTCTTCGGGCTCAGGGATCCTCTTAACCAAACAGGTCTCCGCAGAAGACTAGCGGAGGTCTTGCAGGTCCGCAATATGCTTTATATGGAATGCTACCTTTAACCCTGATGAGGATTATGGACATTACATCAGATCAAGATAATAACCCAAGTTTATAGTAAAACGTTCTGCTTTGTGGGAATGGGTTACGGGTAATCTTAATGGTGagactgctgcagctccagtacTCAAACATAAATACGGGCAGACGGATCGTTGAAAGTCTAATCTCATGACAAGAACCAAGTTCAGTCTAAATATATTCATATAGAGAAAGGCATAAGGTAAAACTGTATACAaacttaaatatatattaaataactAGATAAATGGACTGATATATAAATGGGTAAATACCAAGATgtctattaaaacaaagcataaaATAAGATTGCttacaaataaaatacatatgaaACTTATTACTGCAAGACGTGGATAAAATGAGCTTGTTATATAAATTCTAAAACCCTCCTTCCTGACACATTATTAAAAACACCATGCAATATAACACGGGAAAAGAATTGTTGTCTAATGGTACGATAGGCAGAGCAGTCtaataaaaatatgttttattgttagAGGGGTCTTACAATGTTGACGTGATGGTGGATCCTCAGACCTTAATAAAAATGTCCTAGGGTACTTAAATCCAGGAAGGATGGCAGATGAAGAGGAGGTCGGGATACCACACTCACTCTGGGTGGCTATGCTGGGGAGGGTGCCCCCGTCGTCTCTCGTCCACTGGTAGGTGAGCGGCATGGAGCCCTG contains:
- the vsig8b gene encoding V-set and immunoglobulin domain-containing protein 8b, whose product is MWHPTQRTLLCAVTAFLYTGMAVAMQITSTGPQTIQKALGETVTLGCTYSPAVSDIGELDIEWSIISPDMTQKDQLVLSFTGGQVFGYGASGGIQRMNFSSPNPANGDASVTITNLNPTDTDTYQCKVKKAPGVDTRKQTLVVLVPPSMPKCWVNGAEDIGSPVSLRCTSSQGSMPLTYQWTRDDGGTLPSIATQNPGTGELLIRNHSESFTGSYVCDVKNNVGQGQCRYSLRAYQPTNKAAMIVGAVIGALLLFLLLLLLIWLLICCCNKRRYEKEVANEIREDAAAPASRPASRPSSRNSSFRSVMGYRSHPGVIYSSVKMGPEHGRGHHTPLPSGHHTPLPSGHGLHYDSQFGYPV